The Arachis ipaensis cultivar K30076 chromosome B05, Araip1.1, whole genome shotgun sequence nucleotide sequence CACCGCCAACATCGGCCTCTCCCTCGCCAGACTCGACTTCTCCGTCGTCGCCATCGACGCCGACGTCGGCCTCCGCAACCTCGACCTCCTCTTAGGCCTCGAGAATCGCGTGAACTACACCGCCCTCGAGGTTCTCAACGGCGATTGCAGGCTCGACCAGGCTCTCGTCAGGGACAAGCGTTGGTCCAACTTTGAATTGCTCTGCATTTCAAAGCCTAGGTCAAAATTGCCCCTAGGGTTTGGAGGAAAAGCCCTAATTTGGCTCGTCGATGCTCTCAAATCGCGCACAGAAGGTTGCCCTGACTTCATCCTCATTGATTGCCCCGCCGGCATCGACGCTGGATTCATCACCGCCATAACGCCGGCGAACGAGGCAATTCTGATAACCACACCAGATATAACTGCCCTTAGAGATGCTGATAGGGTTACTGGTTTGCTTGAATGTGATGGAATTAGGGACATAAAGATGATTGTGAATAGAGTCAGGACAGATATGATTAAGGGTGAGGACATGATGTCTGTTCTTGATGTACAAGAAATGCTAGGGTTGCCGCTGCTCGGAGCGATTCCGGAGGATTCGGAGGTTATAAGGAGTACCAATAGAGGGTACCCTTTGGTTCTGAATAAGCCTCCAACATTGGCAGGGTTGGCATTTGAGCAAGCAGCTTGGAGGCTTGTGGAGCAAGATACAATGCAAGCTGTCATGGTTGAGGAGGAGCCAAAGCGtggctttttctccttctttggtGGCTAACTAGAACACAATGAATCCAAGTTTGGAAtgttttttcaaatttcaactttgcTTGTGATTGGTTTTTTGGTTCTGTTTTCAAGTTAGTGTGATTTTGTTTGCTTCTTATTTTAGGATGGAGTATTGCAAATTTGTTATCATGTGTAGGTGGTAGTGGGAGaggagcaaggaggaagctgtgTACAGTTTTGGGGGTTAGCAAAGCTTAtatctttctttcttcatttgctTTATTTCAATTGTGTTAGTATTCAGGATGATTTAGTTTAGGGTCACTTTTTGAGTTCATTTCTGCATTATTAATCGGTTGCCTAATGGTGATTCAATAATATTGTTTTGTTCTACTCTGTTTTATCTACATACTAGGGTGTTGTTTATGCCTTGGAACATGGAACAAAATTCTCTCCTTGATGAGTAAGTTTACACTTCACCATGCATGATAAGTTCATTTTTGTTTCTAAATTCTAATGCAGCATGTAGTAGTGTGTCACTGATAAAAATCTGCTTAATATGATGCGAAACTTGATCCCTGCTATGATTTTATAATGTTATGGAAGGTTTGTCCTTCTCAGCAATTTATCAATCTCTGCTATCCTAGAATACTGCATATATGAATCATGATGcaccattaatttttttttttggtgcatACAACACACACACTCTACTCACCCACACACTAAATACTCTCTTTTTCACCAAAAGAGATTCGAACTTATGTGGCACTTTTAGGAGGCAAATGTATTTGCCATTAGGACAAGCCTCAGCCACATTTTCAAAGAACTTGTATTGTAAGGTGAATTATAAAGTAAA carries:
- the LOC107644880 gene encoding putative septum site-determining protein minD homolog, chloroplastic produces the protein MLSLHRLPGVPTAKPPLFPSTSTFTHPPRRPTFLFPQSKTLPKPPKFHKSPTALLQWNRKPQLSGETPRVVVVTSGKGGVGKTTTTANIGLSLARLDFSVVAIDADVGLRNLDLLLGLENRVNYTALEVLNGDCRLDQALVRDKRWSNFELLCISKPRSKLPLGFGGKALIWLVDALKSRTEGCPDFILIDCPAGIDAGFITAITPANEAILITTPDITALRDADRVTGLLECDGIRDIKMIVNRVRTDMIKGEDMMSVLDVQEMLGLPLLGAIPEDSEVIRSTNRGYPLVLNKPPTLAGLAFEQAAWRLVEQDTMQAVMVEEEPKRGFFSFFGG